The genome window TCGCCGGCTTCGTCATGGCCGAGCTGGGACGGATGCCGGCCGTGGGCGACTCCATCGATGCGCTCGGACACCGGTTCACCGTCCGGGAGCTGGACGGGCGCCGCGTCGCCCGGGTGCTCATCACCCCGCTGGGGGACGGCTGAGCGCGGGCGGGCGGCGCCCGGCCGCGTCACGACATCAGCAGGATCAAGGCTCCCACCACGATGCCCGCGACCACGACGACCGCCGCCGTGATCATCACCGCGCGCAGTTGTGGCCGGTCCTCGCGGACCTCGGTCTGAGCGCGCTCACGCCACTGCATGAACGTGGTGCCTTCGCCGCCCTCGCTCACGTCTGTCTCCCTGCTCGTCGGTCGGGGTGCGCCTACAGCCTGTCACATCGGCCCGGCGGCAGTCATATCGCCGAGCCGCAACGTGGTGGCGGCCCAGCGCTCCAGCAGCGCCTCGTCGTGGCTGATTGCCAGCACACCGGTGCCGTCCTCCGCGACGCGCTCGCCGACGACGCGGACCAGCGCCGCGGTGGTGGAGGCGTCGAGCATCGCGGTCATCTCGTCGCAGATCAGGTAGCGCGGGCGCAGCGCGAGGGCGCGGGCCAGGCACGCTCGTTGCAACTGCCCGTCGCTGACCTCGTGCGGCCTGCGGTCGAGCAGCTCGCCGGTCAGGCCGACCTGCTCGGCCAGCTCGCCGACCCTAGTGGGGGCCTCGCCCGTCCGGCCGGTGGCGTGCAGCGGCTCGGCCACGACCTGGCGGAGGGTGAAGCGCGGGTCCACGGCGGGACGCGGCTGCTGGAAGACCACGCCGATGGCGGCGCGTTGCGCGCGCGAGGTGGCGTGCCGGAAACCGGTGGCCTCCGCACCGTCCACGGTGACCTGTCCGGACCACGGCCGCTGGAGCAGCGCGAGCACTCTGGCCAATGTGGACTTCCCGCAGCCGCTGGGGCCCGCCAGTCCGGTCACTGTGCCGCGCGGCACCTCGACGTCCACCCCGTCGAGGACCGCGATCTGCTTGCGGTAGCCCGCGACCAGGCCGGTGCCGCTCAGCACGGGACGTGCGCGGCGATCCAGCGCCCGCCGTGGG of Saccharopolyspora erythraea contains these proteins:
- a CDS encoding ABC transporter ATP-binding protein → MLSGTGLVAGYRKQIAVLDGVDVEVPRGTVTGLAGPSGCGKSTLARVLALLQRPWSGQVTVDGAEATGFRHATSRAQRAAIGVVFQQPRPAVDPRFTLRQVVAEPLHATGRTGEAPTRVGELAEQVGLTGELLDRRPHEVSDGQLQRACLARALALRPRYLICDEMTAMLDASTTAALVRVVGERVAEDGTGVLAISHDEALLERWAATTLRLGDMTAAGPM